The following proteins are co-located in the Paroedura picta isolate Pp20150507F chromosome 18, Ppicta_v3.0, whole genome shotgun sequence genome:
- the LOC143827682 gene encoding A-kinase anchor protein 13-like yields the protein MLLHALTTFWVMKLNPQQAPLYGDCLISVLLTQDDNVEGEDVVFYLVFTGSAVQHCTSTRKVTSGTLETIAPGHDCCETVKVSLCAAKQGFPVLVVAEGSFQFVQDEAYDAAQFLATCAGNQQALNFTRFLDRSRPPAGDVEFLDKKVALAFRHLKLPTGWNVLGADHKLNERSPGDVDAFRSEAGPSAFDVVPLAAAWRERSCQCPQQRRSHPCQPGLGEGLPQATSAADTRRSQ from the exons GGAGACTGCTTGATCTCTGTATTGCTGACCCAAGACGACAACGTGGAAGGCGAGGATGTAGTTTTTTATCTCGTGTTTACTGGGTCTGCTGTCCAGCACTGCACAAGCACCAGGAAGGTCACTTCAGGGACATTAGAGACAATTGCTCCTG GCCACGATTGCTGTGAGACCGTGAAAGTCTCCCTGTGTGCTGCCAAACAAGGCTTCCCTGTTCTGGTGGTGGCCGAAGGCAGCTTCCAGTTTGTTCAGGATGAAGCCTACGATGCTGCTCAGTTCTTAGCCACCTGTGCGGGCAACCAGCAAGCACTGAACTTCACAAGGTTCCTGGACCGGTCCAGGCCCCCCGCTGGAGATGTAGAATTCCTCGACAAGAAGGTGGCGTTGGCTTTCCGTCACCTGAAGCTGCCGACGGGATGGAATGTCCTGGGGGCAGATCATAAGCTAAAtg AACGTTCCCCGGGAGACGTTGATGCATTTCGCAGTGAGGCTGGGCCTTCTGCATTTGACGTGGTTCCTCTTGCAGCAGCCTGGCGGGAGAGGAGCTGTCAGTGTCCCCAACAGCGAAGGAGTCACCCCTGTCAGCCTGGCCTTGGAGAGGGGCTACCACAAGCTACATCAGCTGCTGACACA AGAAGGAGCCAGTGA